The genomic stretch CGCGCGACTACATCGGCAATCTTCTCGATCACGCCGCTCGATTCTTTAATGCCGATGATGTTCGGATGCTCCGCCAATTCCTGAATGACTTCGGCCGCCAGATCATATGCGGTGAATGGCGGAACGCTGTACAACAAGACGGGAATCGGCGAGCGATCGCCAACAAATCGGTAGTAAGCAAGCAGGTTCTCAGGCTTCATCTGCGGACGGTAATAGTGCGGAGTGCGCACCAGCGCGACGTCGTAGTTCAGCTTGGCCGCAAACTCGGCAGCTTCGACGGTGCGAATCGCCGACTCGTGCCCCACGCCCGCGAGCAAAACCTTCTCCGGTGCCGCCACTCCAATGGCCACCCGCAGAATGTCACGTTGCTCTCCTTCCGACAGCATCACAACTTCACCCGTCGAGCCGAGAATCGCCATGCCCGCGATAGGCGTACGTGAGTAGCGATCGACATTGTGCTCGAGCTTCTTGAGATACAAGCGCCCGTCGGGGTAGAACGGCGTGGTCAGGGCAGGGAAGATGCCGGAGAGAAGCATGGGGATAGTGTAATAAACCAAGTTCTCCGTGGACTCGTCTTTTTATCTTCGTGACCTTCGTGTTCGCCTTTCTCCGAGCTTGCGACCGACGGAAACCGGCAGCATCCAATGTGTTAGGCTTTTCTATGGACCTCTCCCGCCCGAGGCTGGCGTGTGCCTTGCCTGGCGACGCGATGTGATGTCCCCGCCTATGCCCTTCGGGCCAAAGGAACTAAGCTTTTGATCGGAACCATTATTTCCAAGGTCATCGGGACCAAGAACGAGCGCGAACTCAAGCGTCTCTGGCCCATGGTGGCTCAGGTAAACGCGCTCGAACCGGAGATGCAGAAGCTCTCTGACGCCGAGCTGCGGGCCAAGACCGACGAATTTCGCCAACGCATCCGCGAACATATCCAGCGTGCCGCGCCAAATGAGCTGCCTGCTGATGAAGACATCA from Terriglobales bacterium encodes the following:
- a CDS encoding dihydrodipicolinate synthase family protein, whose protein sequence is MLLSGIFPALTTPFYPDGRLYLKKLEHNVDRYSRTPIAGMAILGSTGEVVMLSEGEQRDILRVAIGVAAPEKVLLAGVGHESAIRTVEAAEFAAKLNYDVALVRTPHYYRPQMKPENLLAYYRFVGDRSPIPVLLYSVPPFTAYDLAAEVIQELAEHPNIIGIKESSGVIEKIADVVARTRRIKRTVNATEIFTAVTGRMLLGAVASAGELVSAAALAGTGTTGPSSVPARPASAVKVMRKKEAGFQLLAGSAQKLLSSIEAGAAGAVLAFGAAAPTACFEIYTAWKDGDKELAQLKQQRIVEPATRIASQMGIPALKYALDLNGYYGGPPRLPLLPLTGEQRAEVEKLMADVRN